The Streptococcaceae bacterium ESL0687 genome has a segment encoding these proteins:
- the tig gene encoding trigger factor: MTASFEKTGTNNGVVTFSIDQETINKGLDKAFNKVKKNLNVPGFRKGKVSRSVFDKMYGEEALYEEALNAVLPEAYTKAIDEAGIDPVAQPKIDVKSMDKGADWVITAEVVVKPEVKLGDYKNLEVAVDFDKEVTDAEVEAKIEAARNNLAELVVTEDAAKEGDTVVIDFVGSVDGVEFEGGAADNFSLELGSGQFIPGYEEQLVGHKAGETVNVEVTFPAEYQAEDLAGKDAVFVTTIHEVKAKEVPALDDELAKDIDDEVSSLDELKAKYKAQLTESKEAAYTEAVENAAIELAVENAEIVELPAEMIEEDVHRAMNDFFNNMQQQGISPEMYYQITGTTEEDLHKQYESDADARVRTGLVIEAVAAAEGYETTDEEIEEEISSLADQYNMPKEQVASLLSADMLKHDIAMKKAVNAITETAVVK, encoded by the coding sequence ATGACTGCAAGTTTTGAAAAAACTGGCACTAATAACGGTGTTGTAACATTTTCAATTGATCAAGAAACAATCAACAAAGGGTTAGATAAAGCTTTCAACAAAGTTAAGAAAAACCTTAACGTACCTGGATTCCGTAAGGGTAAAGTATCTCGTTCAGTATTTGATAAAATGTACGGAGAAGAAGCTCTTTACGAAGAAGCTTTAAACGCTGTTCTTCCAGAAGCTTACACTAAAGCAATTGATGAAGCTGGAATTGATCCAGTAGCTCAACCAAAAATTGACGTTAAATCAATGGATAAAGGTGCTGACTGGGTTATCACTGCTGAAGTTGTAGTAAAACCTGAAGTTAAACTTGGTGACTACAAAAACCTTGAAGTAGCTGTTGACTTTGATAAAGAAGTAACTGATGCTGAAGTTGAAGCTAAAATTGAAGCAGCCCGTAATAATCTTGCAGAATTAGTAGTAACTGAAGATGCTGCTAAAGAAGGTGATACTGTTGTTATCGACTTTGTTGGTTCAGTTGACGGTGTTGAATTCGAAGGTGGAGCTGCTGACAACTTCTCACTAGAACTTGGTAGCGGACAATTCATCCCTGGTTACGAAGAGCAACTAGTTGGACACAAAGCTGGTGAAACTGTAAATGTTGAAGTTACTTTCCCAGCGGAATACCAAGCTGAAGACCTTGCAGGTAAAGATGCAGTATTCGTTACAACTATCCACGAAGTTAAAGCTAAAGAAGTTCCAGCTCTTGATGATGAACTTGCTAAAGACATCGATGATGAAGTTTCAAGCCTTGATGAGCTTAAAGCTAAATACAAAGCTCAATTAACTGAGTCTAAAGAAGCTGCTTACACTGAAGCTGTTGAAAATGCTGCAATCGAACTTGCAGTTGAAAACGCTGAAATCGTTGAACTTCCAGCTGAAATGATTGAAGAAGATGTACACCGCGCTATGAACGACTTCTTCAACAACATGCAACAACAAGGTATTTCTCCAGAAATGTACTACCAAATCACTGGTACTACTGAAGAAGATTTACACAAACAATACGAATCAGATGCTGACGCACGCGTTCGTACAGGTCTTGTAATCGAAGCTGTAGCAGCTGCTGAAGGTTACGAAACAACTGATGAAGAAATCGAAGAAGAAATTTCATCACTTGCTGACCAATACAACATGCCTAAAGAGCAAGTTGCATCACTTCTTTCAGCTGATATGCTTAAACATGATATCGCTATGAAGAAAGCAGTAAATGCAATTACTGAAACTGCAGTAGTTAAATAA
- a CDS encoding DNA-directed RNA polymerase subunit beta has product MRVIRYLGTRINLILLVVVLAIVAVAGGLMVGYGVLGDGSAKDILEPSKWTSIIDKLK; this is encoded by the coding sequence ATGCGAGTAATAAGATATTTGGGAACGAGAATTAATCTCATTCTTTTAGTGGTTGTTCTAGCAATTGTAGCTGTAGCTGGTGGCCTAATGGTCGGCTACGGGGTACTTGGTGATGGTTCAGCTAAGGACATTTTAGAGCCATCAAAATGGACAAGCATAATTGACAAACTAAAATAG
- the murA gene encoding UDP-N-acetylglucosamine 1-carboxyvinyltransferase, with protein sequence MDKIKVRGGNTRLEGIVEIEGAKNAVLPLLAALILAGEGEVELSNVPILSDVYTMNEVIRHLNVDVEFDEVNKLVRSKAAKEVAIEAPYEYVSKMRASIVVMGPILARNGRARVSMPGGCSIGSRPIDLHLRGFEAMGAKITQNAGYIEAHAEQLKGADIYLDFPSVGATQNLMMAATLAEGTTTIENAAREPEIVDLANLLNKMGAKVQGAGTDTLVIKGVKEMHGASHSVIQDRIEAGTFMIAAAMTQGNVLIKDAIREHNRPLIAKLLEMGVEVVDEEAGIRIIGPEQIKAANVKTIPHPGFPTDMQAQMTALQAVAQGESSTVETVFENRFQHLEEMRRMGLDVEISRNTALIQGGGFLQGAEVKSTDLRASAALILLGMVAQGETLVGELKHLDRGYYNFHGKLKSLGADIERITVS encoded by the coding sequence ACACGCCTTGAGGGAATCGTTGAAATAGAAGGGGCTAAAAATGCCGTCCTTCCTTTACTTGCTGCTTTAATCTTAGCAGGTGAGGGTGAGGTTGAACTATCAAACGTTCCCATTTTGTCAGATGTCTACACTATGAATGAGGTGATTCGCCATCTTAATGTTGATGTAGAATTTGATGAAGTTAATAAACTTGTAAGAAGTAAGGCAGCTAAAGAGGTTGCCATTGAAGCTCCTTATGAATATGTAAGTAAAATGAGGGCATCAATCGTTGTTATGGGACCAATTTTGGCCCGTAATGGTCGTGCCCGTGTTTCTATGCCTGGGGGTTGCTCAATTGGAAGTCGTCCTATCGATCTTCATTTGCGTGGTTTTGAAGCCATGGGAGCAAAAATAACCCAAAATGCAGGCTATATTGAGGCCCATGCTGAACAACTAAAGGGCGCAGATATCTACCTTGATTTTCCAAGTGTTGGAGCCACTCAAAATCTGATGATGGCAGCAACTCTTGCTGAGGGTACTACAACCATTGAAAATGCTGCAAGGGAGCCTGAAATTGTTGATCTTGCAAATCTTTTGAACAAGATGGGAGCCAAGGTTCAGGGAGCTGGAACAGACACTCTTGTTATAAAAGGTGTTAAAGAAATGCACGGGGCCAGTCATTCAGTCATTCAAGACCGAATCGAAGCTGGTACCTTCATGATTGCAGCAGCTATGACCCAGGGGAATGTTCTTATCAAGGATGCTATTAGAGAGCACAACCGTCCTTTGATTGCTAAATTACTTGAAATGGGCGTTGAGGTTGTTGATGAGGAAGCTGGAATTAGAATTATTGGTCCTGAACAAATCAAGGCTGCTAATGTTAAAACCATTCCTCATCCAGGCTTTCCAACAGACATGCAGGCTCAAATGACTGCCCTTCAGGCTGTTGCTCAAGGTGAAAGCAGTACTGTTGAAACAGTTTTTGAGAATCGTTTCCAGCACTTGGAAGAAATGCGTAGAATGGGACTTGATGTTGAAATTTCAAGGAATACAGCTCTTATTCAAGGGGGAGGTTTCCTTCAAGGAGCAGAGGTAAAATCAACTGACCTTAGGGCCTCAGCTGCCCTCATCCTTCTTGGAATGGTTGCCCAAGGGGAAACTTTAGTAGGTGAATTAAAGCATTTGGACCGAGGTTACTATAATTTCCACGGCAAGCTAAAATCCCTGGGTGCAGATATTGAGAGAATAACAGTTTCTTAA